The proteins below are encoded in one region of Leptotrichia sp. oral taxon 218:
- the tnpA gene encoding IS200/IS605 family transposase → MPYNSNYHSVFDINYHMIFCIKYRREVIDDEISNRLKEIFKKICPKYNIVLKEWEHDVDHIHMLINAMPNTELSKFVNTYKSASSRLIKKEFPEIRGRLWKEYFWSRSYLVVSVGGAPLEIIKKYIQNQKEV, encoded by the coding sequence ATGCCATATAATAGTAATTATCATTCAGTATTTGATATAAATTATCATATGATTTTTTGTATAAAATATCGAAGAGAAGTCATTGATGATGAAATTTCTAATAGATTGAAAGAGATTTTTAAAAAAATATGTCCGAAGTATAACATTGTTCTTAAAGAATGGGAACATGATGTTGATCATATTCATATGTTGATTAATGCTATGCCTAATACTGAACTTTCTAAGTTTGTAAATACTTATAAAAGTGCTTCCAGCAGGTTGATAAAAAAAGAATTTCCTGAAATAAGGGGAAGATTGTGGAAAGAATATTTTTGGAGTAGAAGTTATTTAGTTGTAAGTGTTGGAGGTGCACCGTTAGAGATAATTAAAAAATATATTCAAAATCAAAAGGAGGTGTAA
- a CDS encoding RNA-guided endonuclease TnpB family protein: MKYNLAFKYRIYPNKDQELLINKTFGCVRFVYNTILYTANKFYEETGKNKIITPASLKSENQFLKEVDSLALSNAQLNVKRSFTNFFQKRAKFPKFKSKKKSVKSYTTNCVNNSIRIEVNKYLILPKLKKVKLKYHREIPKDYKIKSVTLINSNGNYYVSILTEFGKEIQKVASNDKVIGLDFSIPELFVSSENQRADYPKYFRMLEEELKKLQKSLSRKVKFSKNWYKQKEKISKLHEYIKNCRRDFLHKLSKKLSEAYNAVVVEDLNMKGMSQALNFGKSVGDNGWGMFLRMLEYKLMFLGKQFLKIDKWFPSSKTCSKCGNIKEKLELSERSYKCECCGIEIDRDYNAAVNIKNIGKLMLEY, translated from the coding sequence ATGAAATATAATTTAGCATTCAAATATAGAATTTATCCAAATAAAGATCAGGAATTATTGATAAATAAGACTTTTGGATGTGTTCGTTTTGTTTACAATACGATTTTGTATACTGCGAATAAATTTTATGAAGAAACTGGAAAAAATAAAATAATTACACCTGCCAGTTTGAAAAGTGAAAATCAATTTCTAAAAGAAGTAGACAGTCTAGCACTTTCAAATGCTCAATTGAATGTAAAACGATCGTTTACGAATTTCTTTCAAAAGAGAGCAAAGTTTCCAAAGTTCAAATCTAAAAAGAAAAGTGTTAAAAGTTACACGACAAATTGTGTGAATAATTCGATACGAATTGAGGTAAACAAATATTTGATTTTGCCGAAATTGAAAAAAGTAAAATTGAAATATCATAGAGAAATACCAAAGGATTACAAGATAAAGTCAGTAACATTGATAAATAGTAATGGAAATTATTATGTTTCTATTTTGACGGAATTTGGAAAGGAAATTCAAAAGGTAGCTAGTAATGATAAAGTAATTGGACTTGATTTCTCAATACCTGAATTATTTGTCAGTTCTGAAAACCAAAGGGCTGATTATCCAAAATATTTTAGAATGTTGGAAGAAGAATTGAAAAAATTACAGAAATCATTATCGAGAAAAGTGAAGTTTTCTAAAAATTGGTATAAGCAAAAAGAAAAAATATCAAAATTACATGAGTATATTAAAAATTGTCGAAGAGATTTTTTACATAAATTATCGAAAAAATTGTCTGAAGCGTATAATGCTGTAGTTGTTGAGGATTTGAATATGAAAGGGATGAGCCAGGCATTAAATTTTGGGAAAAGTGTAGGAGATAATGGATGGGGAATGTTTTTGAGAATGCTTGAGTATAAGTTGATGTTTTTAGGGAAACAATTTTTGAAGATAGATAAGTGGTTTCCGTCATCGAAAACTTGCAGTAAATGTGGAAATATTAAAGAGAAATTGGAATTATCAGAAAGAAGTTATAAATGTGAGTGCTGTGGAATTGAAATTGATAGAGATTACAATGCTGCAGTGAATATAAAAAACATTGGAAAATTGATGTTGGAATATTAG
- a CDS encoding DUF6290 family protein: protein MPTLSLRMEKEDLELLKEYSKINNLNMSSFVRNLILDKIYYEITEEDEKRILRRWENSKSEKNASAEEVFKRLGL from the coding sequence ATGCCTACATTATCATTGAGAATGGAAAAAGAAGATTTAGAACTTTTAAAAGAATATTCAAAGATAAATAATCTTAATATGTCATCTTTTGTCCGTAATTTAATTTTAGACAAAATATATTATGAAATAACTGAAGAAGATGAAAAAAGAATATTAAGAAGATGGGAAAATTCAAAATCTGAAAAAAATGCTTCTGCTGAAGAAGTTTTTAAAAGGCTAGGATTATAA
- a CDS encoding type II toxin-antitoxin system RelE/ParE family toxin yields the protein MEKKFYEVKFTESAEKDLKKLIKSNKAIAKLLKKWISENLIGTQNPKQRGKALTGNLKGLWRYRVGSYRIVAEIKNDILLILIIEISDRKETYKDKKRKTYKNGKIK from the coding sequence ATGGAAAAAAAATTTTATGAAGTAAAATTTACTGAATCTGCAGAAAAAGATCTAAAAAAATTAATTAAATCAAATAAAGCAATTGCTAAACTTCTTAAAAAATGGATTTCAGAAAATTTAATCGGTACACAAAATCCAAAGCAAAGAGGAAAAGCACTTACAGGAAATTTAAAAGGATTATGGAGATATCGAGTAGGCTCTTATAGAATCGTAGCTGAAATAAAAAATGATATTTTATTAATATTAATTATAGAAATTTCAGATAGAAAAGAAACTTATAAAGATAAAAAGAGAAAAACATACAAAAATGGAAAAATAAAATAA
- a CDS encoding ankyrin repeat domain-containing protein, with translation MTIYSATLMGTYEEFLKIFKEGDQNEINASRESLLFTALCNTKSKERYRIANFLINKGADVKIITEDGMSMFFPLFSHGWQDIVKTTILCKTLLEKGADITTIYKKEKTVAFKELFNIGAPEMEMLPLYQLIFSQPGLPLLAKDKWGLTVIEFARRSNRPIAVKMMEDYVKKYNLKEEN, from the coding sequence ATGACAATTTATTCAGCAACATTAATGGGAACATATGAAGAATTTTTAAAAATATTTAAAGAAGGCGATCAAAATGAAATAAATGCTTCTAGAGAAAGTTTGCTTTTTACAGCATTATGTAATACAAAATCAAAAGAAAGATATAGAATAGCAAATTTTTTAATAAATAAAGGAGCTGATGTTAAAATAATAACAGAAGATGGAATGAGTATGTTTTTTCCATTATTTTCTCATGGATGGCAAGATATAGTAAAAACAACAATTTTGTGTAAGACATTATTGGAAAAAGGTGCAGATATAACAACAATATATAAGAAAGAGAAAACGGTTGCTTTCAAGGAATTATTTAATATTGGTGCTCCTGAAATGGAAATGTTACCACTATATCAGCTAATATTTTCTCAACCAGGACTTCCTCTTCTAGCAAAGGACAAATGGGGACTAACAGTAATTGAATTTGCGAGAAGATCCAATAGGCCAATAGCAGTGAAAATGATGGAAGATTATGTAAAAAAATATAATTTGAAAGAAGAAAATTAA
- a CDS encoding ankyrin repeat domain-containing protein produces MSECTTIWEAVRFGTLKDVIEIFKKGDEKLGEASRDSILFDALANNDSTARYEIANFLINKGADVKIVREDGMSLFFPLFYHGRRDIIKMIILCKTLLEKGADITTIYKKEKTVSFKGLFNIGTPEIEMLPLYQLIFSQPGLPLLVKDKWGLTVIEFARRFNRPIAVKIMEDYVKKYNLKEEN; encoded by the coding sequence ATGTCAGAATGTACAACAATTTGGGAAGCAGTAAGATTTGGAACATTAAAGGATGTTATAGAAATATTCAAAAAAGGAGATGAAAAACTTGGAGAAGCATCAAGAGATAGCATCTTATTTGATGCATTAGCAAATAATGATAGTACTGCACGTTATGAAATTGCTAATTTTTTAATAAATAAAGGGGCAGATGTTAAAATAGTAAGAGAAGACGGGATGAGTTTGTTCTTTCCATTATTTTATCATGGACGACGAGATATAATAAAAATGATAATATTGTGTAAAACATTATTGGAAAAAGGTGCAGATATAACAACAATATATAAGAAAGAGAAAACGGTTTCATTCAAAGGATTATTTAATATCGGCACCCCTGAAATAGAAATGTTACCGTTATACCAACTGATATTTTCTCAACCAGGACTTCCTCTTTTAGTAAAAGATAAATGGGGACTAACAGTAATTGAATTTGCGAGAAGGTTTAATAGACCAATAGCAGTGAAAATAATGGAAGATTATGTAAAAAAATATAACCTAAAAGAAGAAAATTAG
- the gltX gene encoding glutamate--tRNA ligase, whose product MSNNDNKRVRVRIAPSPTGDPHVGTAYIGLFNYVFAKHNGGDFLLRIEDTDRTRFSEDSEQQIFDAMKWLGLNYDEGPDVGGDRGPYRQSERFEIYKEYAEKLVEKGEAYYCFCTPERLQKLRERQTAMKQAPGYDGHCRNLSKEEVEAKLAAGEPYTIRLKMPYEGETIVNDGLRGEIRFENSKIDDQVLLKSDGFPTYHLANIVDDHLMGITHVIRAEEWISSTPKHIQLYKAFGWDEPKWYHMPLLRNADKTKISKRKNPVSLNYYQEEGYLKEGILNFLALMGWSFGENKEIFTIEEMIENFSFDKISLGGPVFDLVKLGWVNNHHMRLKDLDELTKLAIPYFVKAGYYADENLSDEEFSKLRRIVEISREGAHTLKELPEISSIYFEDEFELPVVEEGMNKKARKSVERLRNSLETEVGKKSIELFVEKINALNEEISEEEAKEILHGLQDELGEGPAAVLMPLRAVVTGKARGADLYTVIAIIGKERTLKRVQNTLEKIK is encoded by the coding sequence ATGTCAAATAATGATAACAAAAGAGTAAGAGTTAGAATAGCACCGTCTCCAACTGGAGATCCACATGTGGGAACTGCCTACATTGGTCTTTTTAATTATGTATTTGCAAAACATAATGGTGGAGACTTTTTATTGAGAATTGAAGATACGGATAGAACTAGATTTTCTGAAGATTCGGAACAACAAATTTTTGATGCGATGAAATGGCTTGGACTTAATTATGATGAAGGTCCAGATGTTGGTGGGGATAGAGGTCCTTACAGACAGTCTGAAAGATTTGAAATATATAAAGAATATGCTGAAAAATTGGTAGAAAAAGGGGAGGCGTATTACTGTTTTTGTACACCTGAAAGATTGCAAAAATTGAGAGAAAGACAAACTGCGATGAAACAAGCACCTGGATATGACGGTCATTGTAGAAACCTTTCTAAAGAGGAAGTTGAAGCTAAATTGGCTGCAGGAGAACCTTATACAATTAGATTGAAAATGCCTTATGAAGGAGAAACAATTGTAAATGATGGTTTAAGAGGGGAAATTAGATTTGAGAATAGTAAAATTGATGACCAAGTATTGTTAAAATCTGATGGATTCCCTACTTATCATTTGGCAAATATCGTGGATGACCATTTAATGGGAATTACACATGTTATTAGAGCTGAAGAATGGATTTCGTCTACGCCTAAACATATTCAATTGTACAAAGCGTTTGGTTGGGATGAGCCAAAATGGTATCACATGCCACTTTTGAGAAATGCGGATAAAACTAAAATTTCTAAGAGAAAAAATCCAGTTTCATTGAATTATTACCAAGAAGAAGGATATTTGAAGGAAGGAATTTTAAATTTCTTGGCTTTAATGGGATGGAGCTTTGGAGAAAATAAAGAAATTTTTACAATTGAAGAAATGATTGAAAATTTTTCGTTTGATAAAATCTCGCTTGGAGGCCCTGTATTTGATTTGGTTAAATTAGGTTGGGTAAATAATCATCATATGAGATTGAAAGATTTAGACGAATTGACTAAATTAGCGATTCCATATTTTGTGAAAGCTGGATATTACGCTGACGAAAACTTATCTGATGAAGAATTTTCTAAATTAAGAAGAATTGTAGAAATTTCAAGAGAAGGAGCTCATACTTTGAAAGAATTGCCTGAAATTTCATCAATTTACTTTGAAGATGAATTTGAATTGCCAGTTGTTGAAGAAGGAATGAACAAAAAAGCGAGAAAATCTGTTGAAAGATTGAGAAATTCATTGGAAACAGAAGTTGGTAAAAAATCTATCGAATTATTTGTAGAAAAAATTAATGCTTTAAATGAAGAAATCTCTGAAGAAGAAGCAAAAGAAATTTTACACGGATTGCAAGATGAACTAGGTGAAGGACCAGCAGCAGTATTAATGCCACTTAGAGCAGTTGTTACTGGAAAAGCTAGAGGAGCAGATTTATATACTGTAATTGCGATTATTGGGAAAGAGAGAACTTTGAAGAGAGTTCAAAATACTTTGGAAAAAATTAAATAG
- a CDS encoding chloride channel protein, translating into MLKNIKESYQHSYFLYLKLIIAGIIIGLIVGIIDTIFGRGLLLIGDIRKEYLYYFVPFLALAGLLIVFIYQKFAGKTGKGMGLIFEVGHGTEKEIPLRLIPIVTVATWITHLFGGSAGREGVAVQLGATLSHRFNKYFNFPDKSKVFLVTGMAAGFGGLFQTPIAALFFGLEVLALGNLQLYALLPAVVAAFTASWTSSFLGLEKFTHIVNTTLSITPMTFVKFAILGIIFGIAGNLFVYLQSFLKKFAAEKIKNPYYRIFIIGIFLSIILLLLHEGRYTGLGTNLIENSFSGKQIFGYDWILKLLLTTLTLAAGFQGGEVTPLFSIGASLGVVIAIFFGLPIEFVAAAGYISVFGSATNTLLAPIFIGGEVFGFNNLPFFVIIVIFAYLVNRKISTYGLQKNYFNEEKI; encoded by the coding sequence ATGTTAAAAAATATAAAAGAAAGTTATCAGCATTCATATTTTCTGTATTTAAAATTGATAATAGCAGGCATTATTATTGGTCTTATCGTTGGAATAATTGATACGATTTTTGGAAGAGGATTGCTTTTAATTGGAGATATTCGGAAGGAATATTTGTATTATTTTGTGCCTTTTCTGGCTTTGGCAGGACTTTTGATTGTTTTTATTTATCAAAAATTTGCTGGGAAGACTGGCAAGGGGATGGGACTAATTTTTGAAGTTGGTCATGGGACTGAAAAGGAGATTCCTTTGAGACTTATTCCGATTGTGACGGTTGCGACTTGGATTACGCATTTGTTTGGAGGAAGTGCTGGGCGTGAAGGGGTTGCTGTGCAGCTGGGAGCGACACTTTCTCATAGATTTAATAAGTATTTTAATTTTCCTGATAAGTCTAAAGTCTTTTTGGTAACAGGAATGGCGGCAGGTTTTGGCGGATTGTTTCAAACACCGATTGCAGCGTTATTTTTTGGTTTAGAAGTTTTAGCATTGGGAAATTTGCAGTTGTATGCTTTGCTTCCAGCTGTTGTTGCAGCATTTACTGCCAGTTGGACTTCATCTTTTTTAGGATTGGAAAAGTTTACTCATATTGTAAATACAACTTTATCAATAACTCCAATGACATTTGTAAAATTTGCAATTTTAGGAATAATTTTTGGAATTGCTGGAAATTTATTTGTTTATTTGCAAAGTTTCTTGAAAAAATTTGCTGCAGAAAAAATTAAAAATCCATATTATCGAATTTTTATTATCGGAATTTTTCTTAGCATAATACTTTTATTATTGCATGAAGGTCGATATACAGGGCTTGGAACAAATTTAATTGAAAACAGTTTTTCAGGGAAACAAATTTTTGGATATGACTGGATATTAAAATTGTTATTGACAACATTGACATTGGCTGCTGGATTTCAAGGTGGAGAAGTGACACCATTATTTTCAATTGGAGCTTCCTTGGGTGTTGTGATAGCGATTTTCTTTGGTCTGCCGATTGAATTTGTTGCAGCTGCAGGTTATATCAGTGTATTTGGAAGTGCGACAAATACTTTACTGGCACCAATTTTTATTGGCGGAGAAGTTTTTGGATTTAATAATTTGCCATTTTTTGTGATAATTGTGATTTTTGCTTATTTGGTTAATCGGAAAATATCGACTTATGGATTGCAGAAAAATTATTTTAACGAAGAAAAAATTTAA
- a CDS encoding histidinol-phosphatase, with protein MIALKNQLKKISFPSNLHGHTTYCDGKNRAEEYILEAIEKNFVSIGLSGHSYVYFDKEPNMSLEGTLKYIEELKFLKEKYKDKIQVYIGIEADFYSGFNPKLDKNLGLDYRIGSVHYVKDKVKDEYYCVDDTPEILAYAIENYDNGDEKSLICAYYDNIIEMIHTQKPDILGHLDLVRKFNGNGKYFDENSEWYNKKVDEVLDEISKTDLIVEINTGGISRGWTETPYPSAFILKKILSKNIPITLSSDAHSVENIDYYFKESVELVKEIGFKNLKIMKNGKFEDFEI; from the coding sequence TTGATAGCATTGAAAAATCAATTAAAAAAAATATCATTTCCATCAAACTTGCACGGGCACACAACTTATTGTGATGGGAAGAATAGAGCTGAAGAATATATTTTAGAAGCGATTGAGAAAAATTTTGTGAGTATTGGATTATCAGGACATTCTTATGTTTATTTTGATAAAGAGCCTAATATGTCTTTGGAAGGGACTCTTAAATATATTGAAGAACTGAAATTTTTGAAAGAAAAATATAAAGATAAAATTCAGGTTTATATTGGAATTGAAGCAGATTTTTATTCTGGATTTAATCCAAAACTGGATAAAAATTTGGGACTTGATTATAGAATAGGTTCAGTTCACTATGTAAAAGATAAAGTAAAAGATGAATATTACTGCGTTGATGATACTCCAGAAATTTTGGCTTATGCAATTGAAAATTATGACAATGGCGATGAAAAATCTTTAATTTGTGCTTATTATGACAATATAATTGAAATGATTCATACTCAGAAGCCAGATATTTTGGGGCATCTGGATTTGGTGAGAAAATTTAATGGTAACGGAAAATACTTTGATGAAAATTCAGAATGGTATAATAAAAAAGTTGATGAAGTGTTAGATGAAATTTCAAAAACTGATTTAATTGTGGAAATAAATACGGGGGGGATTTCAAGAGGATGGACAGAAACTCCGTATCCAAGTGCTTTCATATTAAAGAAGATTTTATCAAAAAATATTCCGATTACGCTTTCTTCAGATGCACATTCTGTGGAAAATATTGATTATTATTTTAAAGAGAGCGTGGAACTTGTAAAAGAAATTGGATTTAAAAATCTTAAGATTATGAAAAACGGAAAATTTGAAGATTTTGAAATTTAG
- a CDS encoding SDR family NAD(P)-dependent oxidoreductase: MSRNVFITGASSGIGKAIAYAFGKNGDDLILCARRIGKLEEIKADIERRFGVNVYIFELDVTKYDKVVKTVKKILEKVSKVDILVNNAGLALGLEKFQEYSIMDMEIMIDTNVKGLLYVSREIIPNMVENNTGHIINMGSTAGIYSYAGAAVYCATKAAVKFLSDGIRIDTIDKNIKVSTLQPGIVETDFSEVRFHGDKERAKDVYSGIEALKPEDIANVALYVANQPKHVQISDVTIMATQQATGFMVHKK; encoded by the coding sequence ATGTCAAGAAATGTATTTATAACAGGAGCGTCAAGCGGAATTGGGAAGGCGATTGCTTATGCATTTGGGAAAAATGGCGATGATTTGATTTTGTGTGCGAGAAGAATTGGAAAGTTGGAAGAAATTAAAGCTGATATTGAAAGAAGATTTGGAGTAAATGTCTATATCTTTGAGTTAGATGTTACAAAATATGATAAAGTTGTAAAAACTGTTAAAAAAATCTTGGAAAAAGTTTCAAAAGTAGATATTTTGGTGAATAATGCAGGATTGGCTTTGGGACTTGAAAAATTTCAAGAGTATAGCATTATGGATATGGAAATAATGATAGATACTAATGTAAAAGGTCTTTTGTATGTAAGTCGTGAAATTATACCAAATATGGTTGAAAATAATACAGGGCATATAATTAATATGGGGTCGACAGCTGGAATTTATTCTTATGCAGGAGCAGCAGTTTATTGTGCAACAAAAGCGGCAGTAAAATTTTTGAGCGATGGAATTAGAATTGATACAATTGACAAAAATATTAAAGTTAGTACATTGCAGCCAGGAATTGTGGAAACTGATTTTAGTGAAGTTAGATTTCACGGAGATAAGGAACGGGCAAAAGATGTTTATTCAGGAATTGAAGCATTAAAACCTGAAGATATTGCAAATGTGGCATTATATGTCGCAAATCAGCCAAAACATGTTCAAATTTCAGATGTGACAATAATGGCAACACAACAAGCTACGGGATTTATGGTTCATAAAAAATAA
- a CDS encoding NAD(P)H-hydrate dehydratase: MLIGNNETTKLIDRYAIDNLKIPSIVLMENAAIDFVNEIDEKLDNFLIVCGKGNNGGDGYAIARQLWSKGKKVKIFGVSFENLSCDCKINYDICKNIEIEMSDNIEKLKTWILKSECIIEGIFGTGLNSEVKGVYKKIIEIVNEYSNKKEVYSIDIPSGISGDNGEIMGTCIKADKTISFVTYKKAFLNTKNSKYFGKIVIKNIGLNQNFFKNLVNEYYLTKSDIKNLHKVRNVNSHKGDFGKVLIYAGSKEFSGASVLASNSCVRAGAGLVTLLTSENILKNNILSEIMHLNINSSRTISENDFKNELQKIENNILNSDVIAIGPGIGKTEKSLTILEKLLNYEKNNKNKTINLVLDADALNLISENPKLFEKIENRAILTPHIVEFSRLSRLSPEDILLDKFTKAKEFAKKYKVILLLKGKNTIITDGNKLFVNSTGNSHMANGGMGDCLTGIITSLVAQNYNLIESACIGAFLHGYIGDELTKKQYIVNASHVTENISKYMKEIFEM, from the coding sequence ATGTTAATTGGAAATAATGAAACAACTAAATTAATCGATCGTTACGCAATAGATAATTTAAAAATTCCAAGTATTGTTTTAATGGAAAATGCGGCAATTGATTTTGTCAATGAAATTGATGAAAAACTTGATAACTTTTTGATTGTCTGTGGAAAAGGAAATAACGGTGGCGATGGATATGCGATTGCACGGCAGCTTTGGTCAAAAGGTAAAAAAGTGAAAATATTTGGAGTTTCTTTTGAAAATTTAAGTTGCGACTGCAAAATTAATTATGATATTTGTAAAAATATTGAAATTGAGATGTCAGATAATATAGAAAAATTAAAAACTTGGATTTTAAAAAGTGAGTGCATAATCGAAGGGATTTTTGGAACAGGGCTTAATTCAGAAGTTAAAGGAGTTTACAAAAAAATTATAGAAATTGTAAATGAGTATTCAAATAAAAAAGAAGTTTATTCCATCGATATTCCTTCAGGAATAAGTGGAGATAATGGTGAAATTATGGGGACTTGCATAAAAGCGGATAAAACAATTTCATTTGTAACTTATAAAAAGGCTTTTTTGAACACAAAAAATTCAAAATATTTTGGAAAAATTGTAATAAAAAATATTGGATTAAATCAAAACTTTTTTAAAAATCTTGTAAATGAATATTACTTGACAAAATCAGATATAAAAAATTTGCATAAAGTTCGAAATGTAAATTCTCATAAGGGGGATTTCGGAAAAGTATTAATTTATGCAGGAAGCAAAGAATTTTCTGGTGCAAGTGTCCTAGCTTCAAATTCTTGCGTTCGAGCGGGAGCTGGGCTTGTGACTCTTTTGACATCGGAAAATATTTTAAAAAATAATATTTTATCTGAAATTATGCATTTAAATATAAATAGCTCAAGAACAATTTCTGAAAATGATTTTAAAAATGAATTACAAAAAATAGAAAATAATATTTTAAATTCAGATGTGATTGCAATAGGGCCTGGAATTGGGAAAACTGAAAAATCATTGACAATTTTAGAAAAATTATTAAATTATGAAAAAAATAATAAAAATAAAACGATAAATTTGGTGCTGGATGCGGATGCGCTAAATTTAATTTCAGAAAATCCTAAATTATTTGAAAAAATAGAAAATCGTGCGATTCTAACTCCACATATTGTAGAATTTTCAAGACTTTCAAGATTATCCCCAGAAGACATTCTTTTAGATAAATTTACAAAAGCAAAAGAATTTGCAAAAAAATATAAAGTAATTTTACTTCTAAAAGGAAAAAATACGATAATCACCGATGGAAACAAACTTTTTGTAAATAGCACGGGAAATTCTCACATGGCAAATGGCGGAATGGGAGACTGTCTTACTGGAATTATAACTTCGCTTGTCGCACAAAATTACAATTTAATTGAAAGTGCTTGTATTGGAGCTTTTTTGCACGGATATATTGGAGATGAGCTTACAAAAAAACAATATATTGTAAATGCAAGTCATGTCACTGAAAATATTTCCAAATATATGAAAGAAATTTTTGAAATGTGA